The Bosea sp. 685 DNA window TGTCGAAGGCGTCTCGGGCCTCGTCGCGCGAGAGCGTGGCTCCGGTCGCGACCTTGGCGATGAAGGGTTTGAAGTCGTCCATGTGAACTCTGCGAAATCAGGCGGTCTGGGGCAGGGCGGCGGGCTGGTGCTGCTGCGACCATCGCTCGGAAATTTCGAGGAAATTGCGCAGGATCGTCGCGCCATGCTCGGAGGCGATGCTCTCAGGGTGGAACTGCACGCCCTGCACCGGAAATTCGCGATGCGACAGCGCCATGATCAATCCGTCATCGCTTTCCGCCTCGATATCGAGTGATGCAGGGCAGGTTTGACGGGAGACGACGAGCGAATGGTAGCGCGTCGCCTGGATCGGCCCGTTGATGCCACGGAACATGCCGCGCGATTGATGCCGGATCGCCGAGATCTTGCCGTGCATCGGCAGGGGGGCTCGCACGACATCGCCGCCGAAGACCTGGCCGATCGCCTGCAAGCCCAGGCAGACTCCGAAGATCGGCTTGATTCCGGCGCCCTCGCGCACGAGGTCGAGGCAGATGCCGGCCTCGTTGGGCGTGCAGGGGCCGGGCGACAGCACGATCGCGTCGTGATCGTCGGACAACGCCTCGGCGACCGTGACCGCATCGTTGCGGCGCACCACGACGTCAGCCCCCAGCCCACCGATCAGGTGGACGAGGTTCCAAGTGAAGCTGTCGTAGTTGTCGATCAGCAGGATGCGCATGGTTTCGAGCCGTGTTTTCGGGCGAAGGTCATGCACGGTCTAGGGCAGGGCGGTCAAGCGCATCGGTCATGGGCGCAGGCCGCGAGCCCCATATCGGTCCTATTGCCCGCGCCCGACCCGCGAGGCGAAGCGGATCGCCTCTTCCGCTGCCTTGAACAGGGCTTTCGCCTTGTTCACGCATTCGGCCTGCTCGGATGCCGGGTTGGAATCGTAGACGATGCCGGCGCCGGCCTGGACATGCATGCGCTCGTCCTTGACCACCGCCGTGCGCAGCACGATGCAGGTGTCCATCTCGCCATTGGCGCCGAAATAGCCGATGCAGCCGCCATAGGCGCCGCGCGCATCGCGCTCCAATTCGTCGATGATCTCCATCGCCCGGACCTTCGGCGCGCCCGAGACCGTGCCGGCGGGAAAGCCGGCGGACAGAGCGGCCAGCGCGTCATGCTGCGGGTCGATCGTACCCTCGACATTCGAGACGATGTGCATGACCTGGCTATAGCGCTCGATGAAGAAGGAATCGGTCACCTTCACCGAGCCGATCCGCGCGACCCGGCCGACATCGTTGCGGCCGAGATCGAGCAGCATCAGATGCTCGGCACGTTCCTTCGGATCGGCCAGCAATTCCTCGGCGAGTGCGTCGTCCTCAGCCACCGTCGCGCCGCGACGCCGCGTACCGGCGATCGGCCGGATGGTGACGGTATCGTCGCGCAGGCGGACCAGGATTTCGGGGCTGGAGCAGACGATCTGAAACTCGGCGAAGTCGAGATAGCACAGGAACGGCGCCGGATTGACCCGCCTTAGTGCCCGGTAGAGCGCGAACGGAGGCAGTTGGAAGGGCGCCTCGAAGCGCTGCGACAGCACGACCTGGAAGATGTCACCGGCGCGGATATAGTCCTGCGCGGTGGCGACCATGGCGTGGAAATCCGCCTCGCTGGTGTTCGAGACGATCGCCGGCTCCGGCAAATTGGCGATGTCGATGGCGGCATCGGCTGGCAACGGCCCTTCGAGCGCCATCACCACGGCCTCCAGCCGCTCCTGCGCCTGCTCATAGGCCACGCGGGCCGCGATACCGGGCTGAGCCCGTACCGGGGTCACGACGTGGATCTCGTCGCGCACCGAATCGAACACGACCATTAGCGTCGGGCGGAGCAGGATGGCGTCGGGAACGCCGGTGCCGGTCTCCTTGGCCTCAGGCAGGCGCTCCATCAGGCGCACCATGTCGTAACCGAGATAGCCGAACACGCCGGCGGCCATGGGCGGCAGTTTCTCGCCTTCCGCCCCTTCGCTGTCGGGGATCGCGCTCTCCTCCAGCAATGAGCGCAGGCTCTCGAAAGCCGGGCGCGGATCGGTGAGGAAGCTGTCGCCGAGCGCCGGCCGGCACAAAGCGGCCTCGCCGTGATGGCAGCGCCAGATCAGGTCCGGTTCGAGCCCGATCATCGAGTAGCGCCCGCGCACGGCTCCGCCTTCGACCGATTCGAGCAGGAAGGCCGGGCCCGTCGTCGCGTGCCGCAGCTTCAGGAAGGCGGCGACCGGCGTCTCGCAATCGCCGACCAGTACCTGTCTCAGCAATTGCGCCGTGCCGGCCTCGTAGCTTTGCGCAAAGCGTTCGAAAGGGGCTTGCATGGTCAATTCTGCGCGCCGCCGGTGGCATTGCGGAATGCGGCCTCGTTGACGCTGACGCCGAGCTCGGACTGCCGCTTGCCGACATATTGCGACAGGATGTCCTCGCTGATGCTCGAAGCGAGCAGGCGGGCGAAATTCTCCGCCTCCTGCGTCGTGCGGGCATAGGGCTGCACGGTCGCGCTATCGACCTTGAACAGCACGCGCGCGCCATCGGCAAGCGCCGCCGCACCGCTCTTGCCGACCGCGGTGCCGAAGATCAGGCTGACCACATTGGCCGGCAATTCGGGGCGTTGCTCTTGCCGGCCGAGATCGGCGGCCTTCTCGATCGTGAGCCCGGCGGTCGAAGCGGCCGCGTCGAAAGCCTCGCCCTTGTCGAGCTGTGCGACGAGTTCGCGCGTCTTGGTCGAGAGCTTGCTCGCAAGCTCGTCGGCGCGCCATTGCGCCTCGACCTGCGTCTTGACCTCGTCGAAGCCCTGCGCGCGGCCGGGATCGATCTTGGTCAGATCGAACCAGACATAGCCCGCATCGCGCGGCAACCGGATCGCCTCATTGTCGACGCCGATATCCGAGCGGAAGATCGCCTGCACGGTCGCGTCGCCTCCAGGCACGGCCGTCTCGGTCGTGCCATCGGGCTTGCGCAAGCTCGCATCGACGGGGCCGAGCGTGCGCAAGGGCAGTTTCAATTCGCTCGCGATCTCGGCCAGCGGCTTGGCGGCAGCGCGCTGATCCTCGATCTTGTCGTGCAAGTCGGTGATCAGGCTCGCGGCGCGACTGGTCGCGATCTCGCTGCGCAGCTCGGCCGCGACCTCCTCATAGGGACGCACGCGCTCAGGCGTGATCGCGGTCACGCGCAGCAGGACAGGGCCGAAGCCGCTCGTCACCGGAGCGCTGACCGCACCTTGCGCCAG harbors:
- the trpE gene encoding anthranilate synthase component I; protein product: MQAPFERFAQSYEAGTAQLLRQVLVGDCETPVAAFLKLRHATTGPAFLLESVEGGAVRGRYSMIGLEPDLIWRCHHGEAALCRPALGDSFLTDPRPAFESLRSLLEESAIPDSEGAEGEKLPPMAAGVFGYLGYDMVRLMERLPEAKETGTGVPDAILLRPTLMVVFDSVRDEIHVVTPVRAQPGIAARVAYEQAQERLEAVVMALEGPLPADAAIDIANLPEPAIVSNTSEADFHAMVATAQDYIRAGDIFQVVLSQRFEAPFQLPPFALYRALRRVNPAPFLCYLDFAEFQIVCSSPEILVRLRDDTVTIRPIAGTRRRGATVAEDDALAEELLADPKERAEHLMLLDLGRNDVGRVARIGSVKVTDSFFIERYSQVMHIVSNVEGTIDPQHDALAALSAGFPAGTVSGAPKVRAMEIIDELERDARGAYGGCIGYFGANGEMDTCIVLRTAVVKDERMHVQAGAGIVYDSNPASEQAECVNKAKALFKAAEEAIRFASRVGRGQ
- a CDS encoding aminodeoxychorismate/anthranilate synthase component II, encoding MRILLIDNYDSFTWNLVHLIGGLGADVVVRRNDAVTVAEALSDDHDAIVLSPGPCTPNEAGICLDLVREGAGIKPIFGVCLGLQAIGQVFGGDVVRAPLPMHGKISAIRHQSRGMFRGINGPIQATRYHSLVVSRQTCPASLDIEAESDDGLIMALSHREFPVQGVQFHPESIASEHGATILRNFLEISERWSQQHQPAALPQTA